The Setaria italica strain Yugu1 chromosome IX, Setaria_italica_v2.0, whole genome shotgun sequence genome has a window encoding:
- the LOC101764057 gene encoding probable galacturonosyltransferase 11 gives MLRGTGHGGGDARRRALEHRRSARRRLPGWIWWLLGIFLLVGLMLFVLHHNQKEQFRPPVVDNGSEIEEVPHEKVNFTEELLSSTSFARQLADQMTLAKAYVILAKEHGNLQLAWELSSQIRNCQRLLSEGAVSGRAITQEEAHPIISRLARLIYKAQDAHYDISTTIVTLKSHALALEERAKAAIVQSAEFGQLAAESFPKSLHCLTVKLTEEWLRNPKYRSRSEEQRNSTRLVDNNLYHFCIFSDNVLATSVVVNSTVSNANHPQQLVFHVVTDRIHFGAMSTWFLINDFKGCTVEVRCIDEFSWLNASSSPLVRQLSEVETQGYYYSAGSKNPEREIKFRNPKFVSLLNHLRFYLPQILPNLEKVVFLDDDVVVQKDLTQLFSIELHGNVIGAVETCLESFHRYHKYLNFSHPTISSKIDPHTCGWAFGMNIFDLIAWRKANATSLYHYWQEQNSDLLLWRTGTLPAGLLTFYGLMEPLDRRWHVLGLGYDVDIDVRLIESAAVVHYNGNMKPWLKLAIRRYKYIWERYVNFSHPYVRECMLH, from the exons atgcttcgaggAACGGGGCACGGTGGCGGCGATGCACGGAGGCGGGCACTGGAGCACCGCcgctcggcgcggcggcggctgccggggTGGATCTGGTGGCTCCTCGGGATCTTCCTCCTCGTCGGGCTCATGCTCTTCGTCCTGCACCACAACCAGAAGGAGCAGTTCCGGCCGCCCGTCGTG GATAATGGTTCGGAAATCGAGGAAGTCCCTCATGAGAAGGTGAATTTCACAGAAGAGCTTTTGAGCAGCACATCATTTGCTCGCCAATTAGCGGATCAGATGACTTTAGCAAAGGCATACGTCATCCTTGCAAAAGAGCATGGCAATCTTCAGCTTGCATGGGAGCTTAGTTCGCAGATAAGGAATTGTCAAAGATTGCTATCTGAAGGGGCAGTTAGTGGGAGAGCAATTACTCAAGAGGAAGCCCATCCTATAATAAGCCGGCTAGCACGGTTAATATACAAGGCACAGGATGCTCACTATGATATCAGCACAACAATAGTGACATTGAAGAGCCATGCCCTTGCACTAGAGGAGCGTGCAAAGGCAGCAATTGTTCAGAGTGCTGAGTTTGGTCAGTTAGCAGCAGAATCTTTTCCCAAAAGTCTGCACTGCTTAACCGTGAAACTGACAGAAGAGTGGCTTCGGAACCCGAAGTATAGGAGTCGCTCAGAGGAGCAGCGGAATTCCACAAGATTGGTGGACAATAATCTGTATCATTTCTGTATATTCTCTGATAATGTGCTGGCCACTTCAGTTGTTGTCAACTCTACAGTCTCCAATGCAAATCACCCTCAACAGCTTGTGTTCCATGTGGTTACCGACAGGATCCACTTTGGTGCAATGTCTACTTGGTTCCTCATAAATGACTTCAAAGGTTGCACTGTTGAAGTCCGCTGCATAGATGAGTTCTCATGGTTGAATGCTTCTTCATCTCCTCTGGTCAGGCAGCTATCTGAGGTGGAAACTCAGGGTTACTACTACTCAGCTGGTTCAAAAAATCCTGAAAGAGAAATAAAATTCCGTAATCCAAAGTTTGTTTCTCTGCTGAACCATTTACGGTTCTACCTTCCTCAGATACTCCCCAACTTGGAGAAAGTGGTgtttcttgatgatgatgttgtgGTGCAGAAAGACCTGACACAGCTGTTCTCCATAGAGTTGCATGGTAATGTCATTGGAGCAGTGGAAACTTGTTTAGAGTCATTTCATCGGTATCACAAGTATCTCAATTTTTCGCACCCAACTAtcagctccaagattgatccACATACTTGTGGATGGGCTTTTGGAATGAACATCTTTGACTTGATAGCTTGGAGGAAGGCAAATGCCACATCACTTTACCATTATTGGCAAGAGCAAAATTCTGACCTATTGCTCTGGAGGACTGGAACGCTTCCTGCAGGCCTTTTGACATTTTATGGTCTGATGGAGCCCCTAGACCGCAGATGGCATGTCTTGGGTCTGGGGTATGACGTAGACATAGATGTTCGGTTGATTGAGAGTGCTGCTGTTGTGCACTATAATGGAAACATGAAACCCTGGCTGAAGTTGGCTATTCGCCGTTACAAGTATATATGGGAGCGGTATGTGAATTTCTCGCACCCGTATGTTAGAGAGTGTATGTTACATTAG